The DNA region GCAGGCCGTGCACAAGAAGTACGGGAGGTCGTAGATGTTCGAGAGGTTCACGGCGGCGGCGCGGTCGGCGGTGGTCGGCGCCCAGGTGGAGGCCGCGCACGCCGAGGCCGCGATGGTGGCGGAGGAGCATCTGTTGCTGGCTCTGCTGGAGCAGGGGGCGCTCGATCCGCTCGGGGTGGATCGGGCGGCCGTACGGGCCGGGCTGGTCGAGGCGCGGCGCCGCGGCGGGTTGTCGAAGGCGGACGAGGAGGCGCTCGCCGGACTGGGGATCGATCTCACCGAGGTGGTGGCGCGGGTCGAGGAGACCCACGGCGAGGGCGCGCTGAGCGCGTCCGCGCCGCGCGGCCGGGGGCGCGGCGCGGGGCTGTTCGGGCGGCGGGAGCCCGGGCCGCGGACCCATCGTCCGTTCACGACGGAGAGCAAGCAGGTCCTCGAGAAGTCCTTGCGGATCGCCCTCGGGCGCAAGGACAAGGAGATCGGCTCCCGGCATCTCGTTCTCGCGCTCATCGCCCGCCCGGGGCCCGTGTCCGAGGTCCTGGCGGACCACGGCGTCACCTACGAACGGGCAGAGCGCGAGCTCACGGGCTAGCGGGCCACGCCGGCCGTGTCCCGCCCGGTGAGCAGTGCGTCCACCGTCGAGTCGGGACCCCAAGCCGAGTCGGGCGTGTACGAGGTCCCGAGGACGGCGCGGGCGGGGCGCCGGTGCGGCGGGCGGCGGCGAGCCGCCGAGGAGCCCCGCCGCGAGCAGCCCGTCCCGCCGGGCGGCCGGGGCTCGGGCGGAACAGGCCGCCGAGACCGTGCCGGGGCCGCTCCCGGGTGAGCCGCGCGCGGCCGGGCAGGCCGTCGGGGCCGGGCTCGGGCAGCAGGGCGGCGTGCCGGGCAGCGACGCTCCGTCAACTCCCGGAGACGGGTGCCCGTCTCGCCGTCGACGCCACCTGCGGCGGCGATTTCGGCGGCGACGGAGCACGCGGGCCGCGTCCGTTCCACCGCCCGCAGCGCGGCACCACTCCCGGCCCGGCCGGGCCGGGAAGATCGAGGCGGCGCAGGCCCTCCTCGCACTGCCCCACCGGGCACGGTTCCAGGTCGGCATGGAGCCGTCACCGTGCGTCACCGGGTACCTCTCCCGTAGGACACCGCGTACGGCCGGAGGCGGCGCGCAGCGACGCCCGGAAAAAAATCTTGGCCGGTGGTGTCGAGAACGCGTGGCCGGCTCCGTCCCCGGTGTGAACGCGACCAGAATGGTCGCACCGCACCGAGGAGAGAGATCATGGCCAAGTACCTGCTTCTGAAGCACTACCGCGGCGCTCCGGACGCGGTCAACTGCGTCCCCATGGACCAGTGGACGCCGGACGAGATCACGGCTCACATGCAGTACATGCACGACTTCGCGGCGCGCCTGGAGAAGACCGGCGAGTTCGTCGACGGGCAGGCGCTGGCGCCCGAGGGGGCGTGGGTGAGGTACGACGGGGAGGGGCGGCCGCCGGTCACCGACGGGCCGTTCGCCGAGACGAAGGACCTCATCGCGGGGTGGATGGTGATCGACGTCGACTCGTACGAGCGGGCGGTCGAGCTCGCGGGCGAGCTGTCGGCGGCGCCGGGGGCGGGCGGGGAGCCGATCCACGAGTGGCTGGAGCTGCGCCCCTTCCTCACCGAGCCGCCCACCGTCACGGAGTGATCATGGACGAGGCGCTGCTGCGCCGTCTGACGCCGGGCGTGCTCACGGTCCTCGTCCGCCGCGGAGCCGATTTCGCGGCGGCCGAGGACGCCGTGCAGGACGCGCTGGTGGAGGCGGTGCGGGTGTGGCCGGCCGAGCCGCCGCGCGATCCGAAGGGCTGGCTGGTGACGGTGGCCTGGCGCAAGTTCCTCGACGCGACGCGGGCGGACGCCGCCCGGCGGCGGCGCGAGGAACGTGTGGAGGTGGAGCCGGAGCCCGGGCCCGCCGCGCAGGCGGACGACACGCTGCGGCTCTACTTCCTGTGCGCGCACCCGTCGCTGTCGCCGTCGTCCGCGGTCGCGCTGACGCTGCGCGCCGTGGGCGGGCTGACGACACGCCAGATCGCCGCGGCGTATCTGGTGCCCGAGGCGACGATGGCGCAGCGCATCAGCCGCGCCAAGCGGACGGTCTCGGACGTGCGGTTCGACCGGCCGGGGGATGTCGGGACGGTGCTGCGGGTCCTCTACCTGGTGTTCAACGAGGGCTATTCGGGTGACGTCGACCTCGCCGCGGAGGCGATCCGGCTCACCCGGCAGCTGGCGGCGGCGATCGACCACCCCGAGGTGGCGGGGCTGCTCGCCCTGATGCTGCTCCATCACGCGCGGCGGGCGAGCCGGACGGGACCCGACGGCGGTCTCGTACCGCTCGCCGAGCAGGACCGGCGCCGGTGGGACACGACGCTGATCGCCGAGGGGGTGGAGATCCTGCAGGCGGCGCTGGCCCGGGACCGGCTGGGCGAGTTCCAGGCGCAGGCGGCGATCGCGGCGCTGCACGCGGACGCGCCGACGGCCGGGGAGACGGACTGGGTGCAGATCGTGGAGTGGTACGACGAGCTGGCGCGGTTCAACGACAGCCCGGTCGTCCGGCTCAACCGCGCCGTCGCCGTCGGCGAGGCCGACGGTCCGCGCGCGGGCCTCGCCGCCCTCGCGGACCTCGACTCCGCGCTGCCCCGGTACGCCGCGGCCGCCGCCTACCTCCACGAGCGCGCCGGTGACCTGACGACGGCGGCGCGGCTGTACGCGGACGCGGCCCACCAGGCGCCGAACCTCGCCGAGCGGGACTATCTGACCCGGCAGGCGGCGCGGCTCAACACCCGGCTGCGGGGGTGACGGGCGGGCGGAGTACATGCCGGATCAGTTCCCCGGGTCCGGCTCCGGGGCAAGGGCCCGCTCCCCGTCCGTACCCCTGCCGCGCAGCAGCGCCCTGGCCGCCTCGATGGCCTCCGTCTCCAGGACTTCGACGGCGACGCCCCAGGACTCCTCCCAGGAGTCGAGTGTCACCGAGCAGTCGATCAGCGCGTCCAGCTCCTCGGGGCGGCCCAGCTCGTCGGCGACCTCGGCCCGGATCAGGTACGCGCCGGAGGCGGGGTCGAGCGAGCCGTCGACCATCTGCTCGGCCGTCCAGAGGGCGAAGGCCCAGGCGGCGGCCCGGGGCTCCGCGGGCGCGCGGAAGGCGAGCCCGAGTTCGTCGAGGACCCGTTCGAAGAGCTCCGGTGCCTCGGGCTCCTCGCTCCGCAGAAGGCCGGCGAGCTCCGGCAGCGACGGGCTGTCGACGCCGACGAGCAGCGCGTCGAGGCCCGCCTGGATGAGCTGGTCGGAGCCGACGTGCCGCCCGAAGGCTCTCAGCCGCGCCAGGTATCCGAATCGGGTGAGGGCCGCGGCCTGGTTCATCACGTCGGTCTTCTCCGGGTGGCGGTGGACTGGGACGTCCGACCCTCGCACATGCGAGGCTTGCTCCCGCGCAGCCGTCCACGAGGAGGAAGCATGCGGCGGACACCGGCCGACGTCGGAGCCGTGGTCGAGCTCGCGCAGGAGCTCGTGCGGCGGCCGAGCCGGGGTGGGGTCGACCCGTACGGGCCGGTGCTCGAGGTCCTTGAGGGCTGGCTCGGCGAGCGGGGGTTGCCCCATCGGCGGCTGACCTCGACCGACGAGCAGGCCGTCGGGGTGCTCGTCGAGGTCCGGGGCGGGCGGCCGGGGCCTTGGTGGGTGCTGGACGCGTGTGTGGACACCGCGCCGTTCGGGGACACCGGCCGCTGGTCGTTCTCCCCCACGTCCGGGGAGGTGCGTGACGGGTGGCTGCTCGGGCGCGGGGCGGCCGACTCGAAGCTGGCCGCGGCGCTGTTCTGTCACCTCGCCGCCGATCTCGCGCCGCGCGCGGAGGAGTTCGCCGGCGGGCTGGCCGTCCTGCTCGACGTGGACGAGCACACGGGTGGTTTCGGGGGCGCCCGCGCGTACCTCGCCGATCCGCGGACCCCGAAGCCGGCCGGGGTGCTGATCGGCTATCCGGGCCTGGACGAGGTCGTCGTGGGCGGGCGAGGGCTGTGGCGGGCGACGCTCACGGTGTACGGCGAGGCCGGGCATTCCGGTGCGCGGCGGACGGCCGTCGGGGCGATCGGGCGGGCCGCGCATCTCGTCGGTCTGCTCGACGCCGCCGAACTCCCCGGCCCGGACCGGGACTCCGGCTTTCCGCTCGGCCCGAAGCTGACGGTGACCTCGTTCCACGGCGGCGAGGGCTTCTCCGTCACCCCGGACCGGGTGGACGTCAACGTCGACGTGCGGACGACGCCGGAGTTCGGTGCGGGGGCGGCCGCCGGTCTCGTACGGCGGGAGGTCGCCGCGCTCGATGCCGTACGGCCCGGGCCGCGGCCGACCGGGATCGCCGAGGTGACGGACTGGCCGGCGTACCGGCTCGACGCCGGGCGGCAGCCCGCGGCGGCGCTGCTCGGTGCCGCGCGGGACGCCGGGCTGGTGGTGCGGGCGAAGACCGCGGGGCCGTCGAACATCGGGAATCTGCTCGCCGGTGCGGGGATCCCGGCGACGGCCGGGTTCGGTGTCCCGTACGAGGGGCTGCACGGGATCGACGAGCGGGCCTCGCTGGCCGAGCTGCCGGCGGTGTACGCCGTGTACCGCCGGGCCGTGCTCGGCCTGCTCGGCGCGGCGGACTGACCCCGGTCCCCCGGTCCGTCAGGGCGCGGGCGAGGCGGTGTCGAGAACGCGGTCGATGAGGCCGTACTCCATGGCCTCCGCCGGGGTGAGCCAGCGGTCGTCGGCGAAGTCCCGTACCACCTGGGCGACTTCGCGGTGGGTGAAGTCCGCGAGCAGGTCGGCGATACGGTCGCGGCTGTAGCGCAGTTCCTCGTGGCTGGTGCCCTCGGCGGTGCCGGTGGGGGGCTGGGCGAAGTCCGGCAGGTGGAGCATCATGCGGGCGTTGGGGAGGGCGTAGCGCTTGCCGGGGGTGCCGGCGGAGACCAGGAACTGGGCCATCGAGGCGCAGTAGCCGAGGCCGATGGTGACGACGTCGTTGCCGATGTGCCGTATGACGTCGTAGATCGCCATGCCGGCGGGGACGGATCCGCCGGGCGAGTTGATGTAGAGGGTGATCGGGCGGTCGTTCTCGGCGGCGAGGAGGAGCAGCTCGGCGGTGACGCGGTCGGCGGTCGCGCCGGTGATCGGCTCGCTGATGTGGACGATGCCGTGCCGCAGCAGCCGCTCGACGACGGGGTCCGGCTCGGGACTGCCGGAACTGCCGGAACCGCCGGCGCCGCCGGAAGCGCCCGTACCGGGACCGCCGGTCGGCTCGTCGGGGGCAGGGGTCATACCGGGGTTCCCTCCTGCGGCGCGGGGCGGGTGGAGCGGGGCGGAGCGGGGGCGGGCGACGGACCGGACAGCGGGGCGAAGGCCCGTACCGCCCTCGTACGGCGTACCTCTGCAGGCGTTCCCTGCGCTCCGCCCGGCATCACAGCCGCCAGCCGATCGGAGTAGCCGCGCGGGGTGCGCGCCCCGCATGCTGGGAGCGCTCTCAGAGCCTGCCGTGCAGCGTCTATCCTGATCGGCGTCGGACCGGCCGTCCGGAACGGAGGAACGGGGAGTGCCTGCCTTGCCCGAGGAGACCACGGAGTCGTCCCGCCCCACCCTGGAGGCCGTCGCGGCGCGGGCCGGGGTGTCCCGTGCGACGGTCTCGCGGGTCGTCAACGGCGGCGCGGGCGTGCGGCAGCCGCTGGTGGACCGGGTGCGCGAGGCGGTCGAGGAGCTCGGCTACGTACCGAACCAGGCCGCGCGTTCCCTGGTGACACGGCGGCAGGGCGCGGTCGCGGTCATCATCGCGGAGCCGGAGTTCCGGATCTTCTCCGATCCGTTCTTCGAGCAGCAGGTGCGCGGCATCAGCCGGGAGCTGACCGCCCGTGACACCCAGCTCGTGCTGCTGTGGGTGGAGGGTCCCGGGGACCACGGGCGGATCGCGCGCTATCTGGACGGCGGGCATGTGGACGGGGCGCTCGCGTTCTCGCTGCACAGCGACGACCGGCTGCCGGCGCTGATCGCGCGGAGCCGCGTCCCCGCGGTGTTCGGGGGCCGGCCGGCGGCCTCGGGGCCGGCCGTGCCGTATGTCGACTGCGACAACCGGGGCGGGGCGCGGGACGCGGTGCGGCACCTGGTGTCGCTTGGGCGGGAGCGGATCGCGCATCTCGCGGGTCCGCGCGACCAGACCTCGGCGCTCGACCGGATCGCCGGGTATCACGACGTGCTGGTGGACGCCGATCCCGAGCTGCTGTGCCAGGGCGACTTCACGCGGGAGAGCGGGGCTCGCGCGATGGCCGAGCTGCTCGACCGGCGGCCGGACGTCGATGCCGTCTTCGCGTCGAACGACCTGATGGCGGCGGGCGCGCTGCGGACGCTGCGCGAGCGCGGGGTCCGGGTGCCGGAGGACATCGCGGTGGTCGGTTTCGACGACATGGAGTCGGTGGTGCGGGAGACCGATCCCGCGCTGACGACGGTCCGTCAGGACATCGAGGGCATGGGGCGGTTGATGGTCCGGCTGCTCATGCGGCTGCTCGACGGGGCGGCGGACGCGGCGACGGCGTCGGTGATCACGGAGACACGTCTGGTGCGGCGGGCCTCGGCCTGACGCGGAGGGACGGAAGGGCGGTACGGCGGGCAGGACAGCAGGGCGGCGGCGTGGCCGCCGTGGCCACGCCGCCGCCCCCTCCCAGTGGGACCCCGTCTCAGTCGTACGGAATGACCAGGACGGAGTCCGCCGCGCCGGTCCGCAGCCGGGAGTCGGCGTTGCCGATGGCGCTCCAGACCTCCAGGCGTACGGTGCCGCCGGTCAGGTTGCCGAGGGTGCCGGTGGCGGCCTGCAGGCCGCGGTTCTGGTTGTACTCCTCCCAGCCGGTCACCGGGTCGGTGGCGAAGTAGTGGTAGGTCTCGATGCGTTCGAAGGTGCCGTCGCCGGTGAGGTCGTAGCTGACGCGGACCTGCTGGCCGAGGCCGACGGCGGTGCCGGCGTCCACCGGGAGCCGGAAGGCGGTCGAACCGCCCGCCCTCAGCGTGCCGTTGACGCCACGGGCCTCGTAGACGAGCGGGCGGTACGGGGTGCCGTCGTGGTTGGTGCCGCCGGCCGAAGGGATGGTGTCGCTGCCGGCCGTGCCGTCGGTGGCGGTGCTGAGGGTGCCGCCGGAGCGCGGGCGGAAGGTGTTGCCGGTGGACGGCTGCGGGTCGGGATCGGGGTCGGGGTCGGGGTCGGTGCCGCCGGTGCCGGTTCCGGTGGCGGTGGACCAAGCGGGGACGGTGAGGGTCTTGCCGTCGGAGAAGGTGACGGTGCGGGCGGTGGCGCCGTGGTTGTGGGCGGCGTAGGTGCGGACGCCGTTCTTGGTGAACACGGCGGAGGTCGGCAGATCGCCAGTGACCGACGGGTCGGGGGCGCCGAGGGCGTCGAGGGTGGTGATCCAGTGGTAGGTGTGGGCCTTGGACTCGCCCGCCTCCGGGGTGTACGCGGCGTTGCCGGCGTCCCACTTGGCGCGGGCGGTCGCGGGGTCGGCGAGCGACTGGAACTCCCAGAGGATGTCGCGCCATTCGACGGCGGGGCCGCCGTTCTCGCGTTCCATCTCGGCGATGTTGCGGCGGACGGCGTCCTTGCGGGCGGCGAGCTGAAGCGAACCTCCGGTCATCGGAAGGACGTTGATGCCGTGGATCTCCTCGGGGTTGGCGGTCCACCAGGTGGCGTAGGCGGCGCCGCTCCCCCACACCATGCCGACGGTGTCGTGGGCGAAGGAGCCGGGGAAGACCTGCTGGTCGGCGTCGAACCAGTACTGGGCGACGGCCTCGCCCTCGGTGGCGAGGAGATAGCTGCCGAGGTCGCGCAGGGTGGTGTCGCCGGTGGCGGAGCCCCACAGCACGAGCGCGGCGCTGAGGTTGGTGGACTCCGAGGACGATTCCTGGTTGTTGCCGGCGGCGAAGCCCTGGTGTCCGGAGGCCCAGCTGTGGCCGGCGTAGACGTCGAAGCCGCGCAGGAAGGGGAAGGCACCGTCGGTACGGCTGGGGTTGGCGGTGTCGCGGATCAGCGTCTTGACCATGCCGCCCCAGGCGGAGTCGGCGGCCCAGCCCGGGTCGTACTGGGCGACGATCGCGGCGGCAAGGACGTAGTAGCCGTAGTGGAAGTGGTGGTCGTTGAGTTCGGTGTCGCTGCCGTACGAGGCGGGGTAGCCGATCAGGGTGCGCCAGTTCTGGTCGTACGCGAACTCGTTGGCGCCGCCGGCGGTGAACCAGTCCTGCAGGCGGCCCTTGAGCAGGGCGAGGAGCCGGTCGCGCGTCGCGGTCTCGCCGATCTGGTCGGCGACGGGCACGAGTTGGGCGAGCCGGCCGAGGGCTTTGCCGGTCCAGTAGGTGTCGACGGCCCCGTTGAGCGGGTCGGCGGAGTTGACGACCTCGTTCAGATGGCCGCGCAGCCGGGCGGTGTCGACGGCGTCGGTGCGGGGCAGCGCGGGCAGGACGGGGGCGGCCTTCTGGACGGTGGTGAAGGCGGTGGCCTCGCGGACCTTCATGGTGCCGCGCGGGGAGACGTACGTGTACGGGGTGAGGGCGTCGGTGGTGTGCAGCCACTGGTGGCGGTAGAGGGCCTGGAGGGTGCCGCGTTCGGTGCCCTCCTTGGCCTCGGTGGTGAGGGTGTAGGTGGCGCGGACGGTGCCGCCGGTGGCGCTCCAGTCGACGCGGGAGCCGGTGACGAAGCTGAAGGCGTACTTCCGGTAGGTGGCGAGCGCGTCGGTGGAGGGCAGCACGGCGACGGAGAAGTAGTTCCTGCCGCCGAGCCCGGCGCTGATGGTGGTGCCGCTGACGGTCCAGTCGCTGCCGGTGGGTGCGAACAGGGCGTAGTGGTGGCCGGCGACGGTGACGCCGAGGACGTTGCCCTGGTCGGCGAAGACGGCGGGGGTGCCGGCGGTGGTGACCTGGGCGTTGCCGCCGGTGCCCTGGGCGTACACGAAGGGGCTGCCGTGGCCGATGGTGGTGCGCAGGGTGCGGGTGCCGTCGGACCAGTAGGGGGTGACGGTCCAGTCGGACCAGGCGTCGGCCCTGGTGTCGGGGGCGTTGAGCCCGGCGAGGCCGACGGTGAGGTCGCGCTTGTGGGCGAACTCGTACTGGCGCCCGTCGCCCACGATCGCGGGGCTGGTGGGGTAGCCGATGTCGAGGCCGCCGGCGGTGGCCTGATAGGTGAGCGGGTGCCCGTACATGGGGGTCGACCAGGGGTTGTCCCCGTAGCGCTGGAAGGCGAGTGAGGACCACCAGTCGTTGGTGGGGACGGGTTTGCCATGGGCGGCCGCGGTGACCTTGGGGGTGACCGGGGTGCCGGTGTTGGTGGTGGGGCCGGAGGTGCCGGCCGGGCGGGTGTCGGAGTAGCTTCCGGCGCCCACGGGGACGGTGGCTGCGGCCGCGGGGGCCGCACCGGGACCCAGGCCGTATGCGGCGAGGGCGGCGGCCAGGGTGGCGGCCAGGAGGAGCGAGGCGCCGGAGCGCGGGTGGGGGACTCGCATGGGGAAACACCTCGGGTCGGCAGGTGGGGTGACGACGTGCGGGTGGCGACGTGCGGTGAGTCAGGTGAGTGAGGGCAGGTGAGAGCGCTCTCAGACGGCTGGAAACGTAGGACGCCTCGAACACTGGTGTCAATACATGACGCAACATCTGAAGTCCGTGCGGTTTCAGGGCCGTTACGCGTTCGACTCTTGACGGAAAGCGCCCACCACGGGCACGCTCCCCTCGCAGCTTGAGAGCGCTCTCAGGCACACGTTCGTCATCACGCTTTCTCGTTCGGTCCCGAAGCCAAGGGAGACTTCCCATGCCCACTGCCCGAGCCGCCGGAAGAACCGCGGGAGCCGCCGGCAAGGCCGCCGTCCGCCTGGGGGCGGTCGCGCTCGCCGGGGTCCTGCTCGCCGCCTGCGGAGGTTCGCCGGACGGCGCCTCCGACAGCGCGGGCGGCGAGGTCACGCTCACCGTGGACCTGTTCGGTTCCTTCGGCTATCAGGAGTCCGGGCTCTACGCCGAGTACGAGAAGCTGCACCCCGGTGTGACCATCAAGCAGACCGACACCGAGGACGAGGCCGACTACTGGAAGTCGCTGCAGACCCGGCTTGCCGGCGGCGGCGGTCTCGCCGACGTCCAGGCCGTCGAGGTGGGCCGGATCGCCTCCGTCGCCCAGCAGCAGGCCGACCGCTTCGAGGATCTGCGCAAGCACGGCGCGGACAAGCTCAAGAGCCAGTTCCCGGAGGCCAAGTGGACGGCCGCCACCGGGAAGAACGGCGAGGTGCTCGGCCTCGGCACGGACGTCGGCCCGGAGGCGATGTGCTACCGCAGCGACCTCCTCGCCGCGGCCGGCCTGCCCACCGACCGCGAGGAACTGGCGCGCAAGTGGTCCACCTGGGACGGCTACCTCGACCTCGGCCGGCAGTACAAGGCGAAGGCTCCGGCCAAGAGCGCCTGGCTGGACAGCGTCGGCAGCCTCTACTCGGTGATGATCGGCCAGCAGAAGGAGCGCTACTACGACGCCTCCGGCAAGCTGATCTGGGACACCAACCCGGCCCTGAAGACCGCCTGGGACACCTCCGTGACGGCGGCCCACGACGGGCTCAGCGCCAAGCTCGACCAGTGGTCGCCGCAGTGGAACCAGGCCTTCACCGCCGGCTCCTTCGCCACCCTCCCCTGCCCCGCCTGGATGCTCGGCTACATCAAGGGCCAGGCCGGTGACGCGGGCAAGGGCAAGTGGGACATCGCGAAGCTGCCCGGCGGCGCCGGCAACTGGGGCGGCTCCTACCTCACCGTGCCGCGCGCCGCGAAGCACAAGAAGGAGGCCTACGAGCTGATCGCCTGGCTCACGGCGCCCGCCCAGCAGGCCCGGCTGTTCCAGAAGCAGGGCAGCTTCCCCTCCGCCACCGCCGCCATCGGCCAGATCGCCGGCGCGACCGACCCGTACTTCTCCGGCGCGCCCATCGGCAGCATCTTCGGCGACGCGGCGAAGGCCGCCCCCGTGCAGGTGCTCGGCGTGCACGACCAGAGCGTGGCCCAGCAGATCACCAACGCCCTCGGCGAGGTCGAGCGCAAGGGCACGGACCCCGAGGCCGCCTGGGCGAACGCCCGGAAGGGTGTCGAGAACACCATCGGCTGAGCCACGTCGGCTCCCCCGTCCGCTCCCCCCTCCCCCGTCCGGCGCCCCGGCTCCGGCTACGGCCCCCGCCCGCCCTCCCCCGGGCGGGGGCCCCGCCTCTCCCGCCCGTCACCCCTCCCCCGAAGGGCCGCAGCGTGACCCTGACCGCACCGACGACCACCGGACCGAGGGCGGTGAGCCCTCCGCCCGCGCTGCGGCGCGCCTGGCGGAAGGCCTCCCCGTACGCGTACCTCGCGCCCTTCTTCACCCTCTTCGCCGCCTTCGGGCTCTTCCCGCTGCTCTACACGGCGTTCGTGTCGCTGTACCGGGTGGAGCTGCAGACGCCTGGCGAGATGGAGTGGCGCGGACTCGGCAACTACACCGCGCTGCTCGGCGACTCCTACTTCTGGACGGCGCTGCGCAACACCTTCACCATCGGGGTGCTGTCCACCGTGCCCCAGCTGGTGATGGCGCTGGGTCTCGCCCATCTGCTCAACTACCGGTTGCGCGGGCGGACGTTCTTCCGCACGGCGATGCTGCTGCCGTACGCGACCTCCGTCGCCGCCGCGACCCTCGTCTTCGCGCAGCTCTTCGGCCGTGACTTCGGCCTGGTCAACGTCGTGCTCGGGCTCGTCGGCATCGACCCGGTGGACTGGCAGACCGGCACGGTGGCCTCCCAGGTCGCGGTCTCCACGATCGTGATCTGGCGCTGGACCGGCTACAACGCGCTGATCTATCTGGCGGGCATGCAGTCCATTCCCCGGGAGCTGTACGAGGCGGCGGAGATGGACGGGGCCTCGCGGTGGCGCCAGTTCTGGCATGTGACCCTGCCCGGGCTCCGGCCCACGATCGTGTTCACGGTCGTCGTGTCGACGATCGGCGCGACCCAGCTCTTCGGCGAGCCGCTGCTCTTCGAGGGTTCGGTGTCGGGCGGCATCTCGCACCAGTACCAGACGCTCGGGCTCTATCTGTACGAGCAGGGCTGGGGTTTCTTCCACCTGGGGCGGGCGGCGGCGATCGCCTGGGTGATGTTCCTGCTGATCCTGCTGGTGGTCGGGGCCAACGCCCTGATCGTACGGCGCCGTTCGCGCAAGGAGGCCGGCCGATGACCGCGCTCGCCGCACCGCCCCCGCCCGTCCGGGAGCCCGCACCGGACCGCACTGCCCGGCGGGGCCGGCGCCGCTCGGGCGCCGGCCGGACCCTGCGCGGCGGGAAGCTGGCGTACACGTTCCTCGGCCTCGCGGTCCTGGTCTCGGCGTTCCCGTTCTACTGGACGCTGGTGGCGGCCAGCCGCTCCAACGCCGACCTGGCGAAGGTGCCGCCGGCGCTCCTGCCCGGCCCGAACCTGGCCCGCAACATCCAGGCGGTGACGGAGGAGGCCGACATCGGCAAGGCGCTCCTCAACTCCCTGATCGTGTCCGGGTCGATCACCCTGGGCACGGTGCTGTGCTGCACCCTCGCCGGGTTCGCCTTCGCCAAGCTGCGCTTCCGCGGCCGGGGCGCGCTGCTCGCGGTCACCGTCGGCACCATGATGATCCCGCCGCAGCTCGGCGTGATCCCGCTCTTCATGCTGATCGCGAAGCTGCAGTGGGTGAACCAGCTCCAGGCCGTCATCCTGCCCGGCCTCGTCTCCGCGTTCGGCGTGTTCTTCATGCGGCAGTATCTGGTGCAGTCGCTGCCGGACGAACTGATCGAGGCGGCCCGGGTCGACGGCGCCTCCACCGGCCGGATCTTCTGGTCGATCGTGATCCCGATCGCCCGGCCCGGC from Streptomyces fradiae includes:
- a CDS encoding carbohydrate ABC transporter permease — translated: MTLTAPTTTGPRAVSPPPALRRAWRKASPYAYLAPFFTLFAAFGLFPLLYTAFVSLYRVELQTPGEMEWRGLGNYTALLGDSYFWTALRNTFTIGVLSTVPQLVMALGLAHLLNYRLRGRTFFRTAMLLPYATSVAAATLVFAQLFGRDFGLVNVVLGLVGIDPVDWQTGTVASQVAVSTIVIWRWTGYNALIYLAGMQSIPRELYEAAEMDGASRWRQFWHVTLPGLRPTIVFTVVVSTIGATQLFGEPLLFEGSVSGGISHQYQTLGLYLYEQGWGFFHLGRAAAIAWVMFLLILLVVGANALIVRRRSRKEAGR
- a CDS encoding carbohydrate ABC transporter permease — protein: MTALAAPPPPVREPAPDRTARRGRRRSGAGRTLRGGKLAYTFLGLAVLVSAFPFYWTLVAASRSNADLAKVPPALLPGPNLARNIQAVTEEADIGKALLNSLIVSGSITLGTVLCCTLAGFAFAKLRFRGRGALLAVTVGTMMIPPQLGVIPLFMLIAKLQWVNQLQAVILPGLVSAFGVFFMRQYLVQSLPDELIEAARVDGASTGRIFWSIVIPIARPGMAVLGLLTFMTAWNDFFWPVVALSSSEPTVQVALRQLGGGYVNDQSVIMAGTLLGTLPVLLVFGLLGRQIVGGIMQGAVKG
- a CDS encoding extracellular solute-binding protein, with the protein product MPTARAAGRTAGAAGKAAVRLGAVALAGVLLAACGGSPDGASDSAGGEVTLTVDLFGSFGYQESGLYAEYEKLHPGVTIKQTDTEDEADYWKSLQTRLAGGGGLADVQAVEVGRIASVAQQQADRFEDLRKHGADKLKSQFPEAKWTAATGKNGEVLGLGTDVGPEAMCYRSDLLAAAGLPTDREELARKWSTWDGYLDLGRQYKAKAPAKSAWLDSVGSLYSVMIGQQKERYYDASGKLIWDTNPALKTAWDTSVTAAHDGLSAKLDQWSPQWNQAFTAGSFATLPCPAWMLGYIKGQAGDAGKGKWDIAKLPGGAGNWGGSYLTVPRAAKHKKEAYELIAWLTAPAQQARLFQKQGSFPSATAAIGQIAGATDPYFSGAPIGSIFGDAAKAAPVQVLGVHDQSVAQQITNALGEVERKGTDPEAAWANARKGVENTIG